The nucleotide window ATGCGCGCCACCCGGGCCAACCTGGAACCGCTGCTGCTCGCCTACCGGGGAGACAGCCGGGGCGCCGCCGCCCGCACCGTGGAGGCGGCCGGCGACCAACCGCCGCTGCTCGCCACGACCACCGAGGACGGCACCCGCCACCGGCTGTGGGCGGTCACCGACCCGGCGCGGATCGCCGCCGTCGGCGCCGACCTGGCCACGCGCCAGGCGCTGATCGCCGACGGCCACCACCGCTGGGCCACCTACCTGCTGCTCCGCGCCGAGCAGCCCGCGCCCGGCCCGTGGGACCAGGGCCTGGTGCTGCTCGTGGACACCGCCCGCTACCCGCTGCGGGTCCGCGCCATCCACCGGGTGCTGCGCCGCCTCCCGGTGGCCGACGCGCTCGCCGCCCTGGGGGACGCCTGCCGGGTACGGCGGCTCGACGTGCCGCTGCCGGACGCGCTGGCCACGCTGGCCGAGGCGGCATCCGGCCCCGGCAACGCCTACCTGCTCGCCGGGGACGGCGCCTTCCACCTGGTCACCGAGGTCGCCGAGCGCCTCGTCGACGCGTGCGTGCGCCACGACCGCCCGGAACCGTGGCGCCGGCTCGACGCCACGGTCCTCCACCACGTGCTCATCGACCACCTGTGGCGGGTTCCGGACGCCCCCGAGCACGTCGGCTACGTCCACGACGCCCCGGCCGCCGTGGGGCAGGCCGAACGCCTGGGCGGCACCGCCGTGTTGATGCACCCGGTGCCGGAGGCGACGGTGCTCGAACTGGCCCGGCAGGGCGTGATGATGCCGCACAAGTCGACGTCGTTCGGCCCGAAGCCGGCGTCGGGGCTGGTGCTGCGCAGCCTGGATCTGGAGTGAGTCCGCGCTGACGGGTACGGCCCCGCCGGGGTGGCGGGGCCGTACGGTCGGCCGTCAGGCGTTGTCGGGACGGTTGTCGTCCTCTTCGGAGCGCTTGTCCGCGGGACGGTCGTCCTCGGGCCGTTCGTCTTCCGGCTTGGCGTCGTCGGCGGGGGCCGGCTCCTTGAACGGGTTGTCGAGGAACGCGGAGGGGTCGATCGGCTGCGCGGGGGCGGCCTCGGTGCCGGACTCCTCGGAGCCGGACTCCTCGGAGCCGGACTCCTCGGGGCGGGCGTCCTCGGCGAGGTCTTCCGCGTCCTCGGCGTCCTCCGCGTCCTCGGCCTCCGGGTCGAGGGCGTCCACGAAGTGCACGCCCTCCAGCTCGGCCAGCCGGTCGGAGGCGTCGGTGGCGCCGTTCTGGTCGGCCTCCAGCGCCTTGGCGAACCAGTCCCGCGCCTCGTCCTCGCGGCCCACCGCGACCAGCGCGTCGGCGTACGCGTAACGCAGCCGCGCGGTCCACGGGTGGACGGCGCTGGACGCCAGCTCCGGGCTCTGCAGGGTGACCACGGCCGCGTCGGCCTGACCCATGTCCCGCCGCGCGCCGGCCGCCACGAGCCGCATCTCCACCTGCCCGGCCCGGTCCAGCTTCTGCACCTCGGGCTCGCCGGCCATGGCCAGCGCCCGCTCCGGACGGCCCAGCCCGCGCTCGCAGTCGGCCATCACCGGCCACAACTCCACCGAACCGGTCATCCGCCGCGCCGCGCGGAACTCCGCCAGCGCCTCCGCGTACCGCTCGGTGGAGTACGCCGCGAAGCCCACCGCCTCACGCACCGCCGCCACCCGCGAAGCGAGCCGGAAGGCCACCTTGGCGTACGCGTACGCCTGCTCGGCCTCGGTGTCCAGCAGCCGCGCCACCATCACCAGGTTGCGGGCCACGTCCTCGGCGAGCGTCTTCGGCAGCGACTGCAACTCCTGCCGGACGCTCTTGTCCAGCTCCTGGCCGGTCACGTCCTCCGGGATCGGCAGCCGCTTGACCGGCTCGCGCTGCTCCTCACGCGCATCCTCCCGGCCACCCCGCCCCCGACCACGGTCGCGGTCCCGGTCGCGGCTCTCGAACCGCCCCCGCCCCGGCCCGGCCGGACGACGGTCCCCCCGGCCCCGGTCGTCACGGCGGTCGTCACGCGGGCGGTCTTCGCGCGGACGGTCGTAACGGGGACGCTCATCCCGGCGGTCATCGCGCCGGAAGCCACCCCGTTCGTCGTCCCGACGCGGACGGTCGTAACGCGGCCGGTCGTCCCGGCGGAAGCCGCCCCGGTCGTCCCGACGGTCGTCACGCGGCCGGTCATCACGGGGACGGTCGTGGCGCGGACGGTCGTCACGCCGGTCGTCCCGACGGAAGCCACCACGGTCATCACGCCGGTCATCGCGGGGACGGTCGTAACGGGGACGCTCGTCGCGGCGGAAACCACCACGGTCATCCCGACGGTCATCACGCGGGCGCTCGTCGCGGCGGTCTTCGCGGGGACGGTCGTAATGGGGACGCTCGTCACGCCGGTCGTCCCGGCGGAAGCCGCCCCGGTCGTCGTTGCGACGGGGGCCACCGGTACGGAAATCGCGGCGCCCGCCGACGCCGGCGTTCCGGTCCCTGCGCTCGGGCCTATCCGAGCGGCCCTCGGACGAGTTGGACATCGACGTGACTCCTTGGATCGTGCTGCTGTAGTGCCAGTCTCCCGTATTCGTCGGGAGAACGCGCATCGGCGGGGGGTGGGCAAACGAAAAGGACCCTCGGTCCCGGCGCTCAGGCCGGGACCGAGGGTCCATAAAGATAGTTCGGCGGCGTCCTACTCTCCCACGAGGTCCCCCTCGCAGTACCATCGGCGCTGAAAGGCTTAGCTTCCGGGTTCGGAATGTGACCGGGCGTTTCCCTAACGCTATAACCACCGAAACACCATCGGGCCGTCCCGTCGGAACGAGACACAGGCGAGGTGCCAGCGAACGAGCACACTTTTCAGTTGACTGCCGTCCCGGCCAGACCGAGGCGGTTGTAACCGATTCACCGGTGCGATGGTTCGCAACCCGGGAACCGCATAGTGGACGCGTGCAGCTATGGACAAGCCCTCGGCCTATTAGTACCGGTCAACTCCACCAGTCACCTGGCTTCCATATCCGGCCTATCAACCCAGTCGTCTACTGGGAGCCTTACCCCATCAAGTGGGTGGGAGCCCTCATCTCGAAGCACGCTTCCCGCTTAGATGCTTTCAGCGGTTATCCCTCCCGAACGTAGCCAACCAGCCATGCCCTTGGCAGAACAACTGGCACACCAGAGGTCCGTCCGTCCCGGTCCTCTCGTACTAGGGACAGCCCTTCTCAAGACTCCTACGCGCACAGCGGATAGGGACCGAACTGTCTCACGACGTTCTAAACCCAGCTCGCGTACCGCTTTAATGGGCGAACAGCCCAACCCTTGGGACCGACTCCAGCCCCAGGATGCGACGAGCCGACATCGAGGTGCCAAACCATCCCGTCGATATGGACTCTTGGGGAAGATCAGCCTGTTATCCCCGGGGTACCTTTTATCCGTTGAGCGACGGCGCTTCCACAAGCCACCGCCGGATCACTAGTCCCAGCTTTCGCTCCTGCTCGACCCGTCAGTCTCACAGTCAAGCTCCCTTGTGCACTTACACTCAACACCTGATTGCCAACCAGGCTGAGGGAACCTTTGGGCGCCTCCGTTACCCTTTAGGAGGCAACCGCCCCAGTTAAACTACCCATCAGACACTGTCCCTGATCCGGATCACGGACCCAGGTTAGACATCCAGCACGACCAGAGTGGTATTTCAACAACGACTCCACCCAAGCTGGCGCCTGAGCTTCACAGTCTCCCACCTATCCTACACAAGCCGAACCGAACACCAATATCAAACTGTAGTAAAGGTCCCGGGGTCTTTCCGTCCTGCTGCGCGAAACGAGCATCTTTACTCGTAATGCAATTTCACCGGGCCTATGGTTGAGACAGTCGAGAAGTCGTTACGCCATTCGTGCAGGTCGGAACTTACCCGACAAGGAATTTCGCTACCTTAGGATGGTTATAGTTACCACCGCCGTTTACTGGCGCTTAAGTTCTCAGCTTCGCCCT belongs to Streptantibioticus cattleyicolor NRRL 8057 = DSM 46488 and includes:
- a CDS encoding DUF1015 family protein, with protein sequence MSTPGASPWPSQGDPRQARGLRLAPFRGLRYVPDRVGSLSAVTSPPYDVVVRPDGLVRLEDADPHNIVRLILPQDGDPAASHARAARTLRDWRERGVLAPDPEPALYVYEQRDAAGLVQRGLIGALRLTTADEGVVLPHEDVMPAPVADRAGLMRATRANLEPLLLAYRGDSRGAAARTVEAAGDQPPLLATTTEDGTRHRLWAVTDPARIAAVGADLATRQALIADGHHRWATYLLLRAEQPAPGPWDQGLVLLVDTARYPLRVRAIHRVLRRLPVADALAALGDACRVRRLDVPLPDALATLAEAASGPGNAYLLAGDGAFHLVTEVAERLVDACVRHDRPEPWRRLDATVLHHVLIDHLWRVPDAPEHVGYVHDAPAAVGQAERLGGTAVLMHPVPEATVLELARQGVMMPHKSTSFGPKPASGLVLRSLDLE
- a CDS encoding tetratricopeptide repeat protein, translated to MPIPEDVTGQELDKSVRQELQSLPKTLAEDVARNLVMVARLLDTEAEQAYAYAKVAFRLASRVAAVREAVGFAAYSTERYAEALAEFRAARRMTGSVELWPVMADCERGLGRPERALAMAGEPEVQKLDRAGQVEMRLVAAGARRDMGQADAAVVTLQSPELASSAVHPWTARLRYAYADALVAVGREDEARDWFAKALEADQNGATDASDRLAELEGVHFVDALDPEAEDAEDAEDAEDLAEDARPEESGSEESGSEESGTEAAPAQPIDPSAFLDNPFKEPAPADDAKPEDERPEDDRPADKRSEEDDNRPDNA